A section of the Labrus mixtus chromosome 15, fLabMix1.1, whole genome shotgun sequence genome encodes:
- the LOC132989332 gene encoding leucine-rich repeat and transmembrane domain-containing protein 1 isoform X2, whose amino-acid sequence MRVVLVCALLSLLPSSQACPKECSCNGNTKVVDCQGRGLYDIPRRLHPDTQELYLQDNRIRGLGSMAFREIPLVRILDLSNNSITSVSPTALLGLRSLHRLSLAHNSLKELDKRLLGPIRSLSHLDLSHNSLWGLPGAIGDSLRNLSHLGLAHNRITRMDRSLLEALTRLDSLTLRGNPWRCDCQLIGLKLWLETYLFKGGVVDEVLCSQPEEMKDRDLQKVPYQLFHACMTTSYHYLFANIHHLESERLLRGHTHGNHAHPSSHALHVPMVIGEGFGVGGGGGGGGAGGGSLPECEPKQRPRPVNLRHAIATVIITGVVCGIVCLMMLAAAVYGCAYAAIMAKYQRELKKNEELAAARGADHKKADEKEPLENAIA is encoded by the exons TGGTACTGGTTTGtgccctcctctccctcttgcCGTCATCACAAGCCTGTCCAAAGGAGTGTAGCTGCAATGGCAACACCAAGGTTGTGGACTGCCAGGGTCGAGGCCTGTATGACATCCCTCGACGACTACATCCAGACACCCAAGAACTGTACCTCCAAGATAACCGTATAAGGGGGCTGGGATCGATGGCTTTCCGAGAAATACCGCTTGTTCGTATTCTCGACCTGTCTAATAACTCTATAACGTCAGTTTCACCGACTGCTCTGCTGGGTCTCCGAAGTCTACACCGCCTCAGCCTGGCCCACAACAGCCTCAAAGAGCTGGACAAACGGTTGCTTGGACCTATCCGTTCCCTTTCACACCTTGACCTCTCGCACAACAG CCTGTGGGGTTTGCCTGGAGCCATTGGGGACAGTTTGAGGAACCTAAGCCACCTGGGACTAGCGCACAACAGAATAACAAGAATGGACCGCTCTTTGTTGGAGGCCCTGACCCGCCTAGACAGCCTCACACTACGAGGCAACCCCTGGAGGTGTGACTGCCAGCTAATAGGCCTCAAACTCTGGCTGGAGACGTACCTCTTCAAAG GTGGAGTAGTGGATGAGGTGCTTTGCTCACAGCCAGAAGAGATGAAGGACAGAGACCTACAGAAAGTCCCCTACCAGCTCTTTCATGCATGCATGACCACAAGCTACCATTACCTGTTTGCAAACATACACCACCTGGAGTCAGAGAGGCTGCTGCGAGGCCACACCCATGGCAACCATGCTCATCCCTCCAGCCACGCTCTCCACGTCCCCATGGTGATCGGGGAGGGTTTTggtgttggaggaggaggaggaggtggtggagcaggaggagggagttTGCCAGAGTGTGAACCTAAGCAGAGGCCGCGGCCTGTCAACCTGCGGCACGCGATCGCCACAGTGATCATCACGGGGGTAGTGTGTGGGATCGTGTGTCTGATGATGCTGGCTGCAGCAGTGTACGGCTGTGCCTACGCCGCGATCATGGCCAAATACCAGCGGGAGCTGAAGAAGAACGAGGAGTTGGCAGCAGCGCGGGGGGCGGATCACAAGAAAGCTGATGAGAAGGAACCACTGGAGAATGCTATTGCTTAA
- the LOC132989332 gene encoding leucine-rich repeat and transmembrane domain-containing protein 1 isoform X1 codes for MRGTHQSKEPFCCVDLIPELLLQRSTDHVPPYMHLVLVCALLSLLPSSQACPKECSCNGNTKVVDCQGRGLYDIPRRLHPDTQELYLQDNRIRGLGSMAFREIPLVRILDLSNNSITSVSPTALLGLRSLHRLSLAHNSLKELDKRLLGPIRSLSHLDLSHNSLWGLPGAIGDSLRNLSHLGLAHNRITRMDRSLLEALTRLDSLTLRGNPWRCDCQLIGLKLWLETYLFKGGVVDEVLCSQPEEMKDRDLQKVPYQLFHACMTTSYHYLFANIHHLESERLLRGHTHGNHAHPSSHALHVPMVIGEGFGVGGGGGGGGAGGGSLPECEPKQRPRPVNLRHAIATVIITGVVCGIVCLMMLAAAVYGCAYAAIMAKYQRELKKNEELAAARGADHKKADEKEPLENAIA; via the exons CATGTGCCTCCATATATGCATT TGGTACTGGTTTGtgccctcctctccctcttgcCGTCATCACAAGCCTGTCCAAAGGAGTGTAGCTGCAATGGCAACACCAAGGTTGTGGACTGCCAGGGTCGAGGCCTGTATGACATCCCTCGACGACTACATCCAGACACCCAAGAACTGTACCTCCAAGATAACCGTATAAGGGGGCTGGGATCGATGGCTTTCCGAGAAATACCGCTTGTTCGTATTCTCGACCTGTCTAATAACTCTATAACGTCAGTTTCACCGACTGCTCTGCTGGGTCTCCGAAGTCTACACCGCCTCAGCCTGGCCCACAACAGCCTCAAAGAGCTGGACAAACGGTTGCTTGGACCTATCCGTTCCCTTTCACACCTTGACCTCTCGCACAACAG CCTGTGGGGTTTGCCTGGAGCCATTGGGGACAGTTTGAGGAACCTAAGCCACCTGGGACTAGCGCACAACAGAATAACAAGAATGGACCGCTCTTTGTTGGAGGCCCTGACCCGCCTAGACAGCCTCACACTACGAGGCAACCCCTGGAGGTGTGACTGCCAGCTAATAGGCCTCAAACTCTGGCTGGAGACGTACCTCTTCAAAG GTGGAGTAGTGGATGAGGTGCTTTGCTCACAGCCAGAAGAGATGAAGGACAGAGACCTACAGAAAGTCCCCTACCAGCTCTTTCATGCATGCATGACCACAAGCTACCATTACCTGTTTGCAAACATACACCACCTGGAGTCAGAGAGGCTGCTGCGAGGCCACACCCATGGCAACCATGCTCATCCCTCCAGCCACGCTCTCCACGTCCCCATGGTGATCGGGGAGGGTTTTggtgttggaggaggaggaggaggtggtggagcaggaggagggagttTGCCAGAGTGTGAACCTAAGCAGAGGCCGCGGCCTGTCAACCTGCGGCACGCGATCGCCACAGTGATCATCACGGGGGTAGTGTGTGGGATCGTGTGTCTGATGATGCTGGCTGCAGCAGTGTACGGCTGTGCCTACGCCGCGATCATGGCCAAATACCAGCGGGAGCTGAAGAAGAACGAGGAGTTGGCAGCAGCGCGGGGGGCGGATCACAAGAAAGCTGATGAGAAGGAACCACTGGAGAATGCTATTGCTTAA